The Desulfovibrio aminophilus sequence CGCGCATCGCCCATCCGGTGATCGTGCCCGTGGCCCTGGGCGTCTGCTCGGGCTGCAACATCATGATTCCCCCGCAGATTTACAACGACCTGCAGAAGGGCAAGCAGATCATCGCCTGCCCCAACTGCCAGCGCCTCATCTACTGGCAGGAGCACGCGCCCAGCAGCGCGCCCTCGGTCCAGGACGAGGAAGAATAGCGCGTCTTCCCAGGCGCGCTTCGATGCATTAGGTGACAAGAGGGAGTCGGACAGGTCGCCGCCGCGGTCCTTTCGGACCGGGGAGGAAAGTCCGGGCTCCGCAGGGCAGGGCGCTGGGTAACACCCAGGGGGAGTGATCCCCGGACAGTGCCACAGAAAGCAAACCGCCCCCGGTCCGCCGGGGGTAAGGGTGAAACGGTGGGGTAAGAGCCCACCAGCGGTCGCGGTGACGCGGCCGGCTCGGAAAACCCCGCCCGGAGCAAGGCCAAATAGGGGGGCAGGTCGGCCCGGCCAATGCCCCCGGGTAGGCTGCTTGAGGCGTCCGGCAACGGCCGCCCTAGAGGAATGGCGACCACCCCGCAAGGGGGACAAAACCCGGCTTATCGTCCGGCTCCCGTTGTTCAGGACCGCGGCGGGGGAGGCGCTGGCCTCCCCCGCCATGTTTCAGGAGAAAGGCATGCCCCTCGGCACCGACATCTGGGCCGTGATCGTGGCCGCCGGAAGCGGTTCGCGGCTGGCCTCCGCCGGGCTCGGGCCCAAGCAGTACCTTCGCTGGCGCGGCGTCCCGCTGTTTTGGCATTCGGCCCGCACGCTCTCCCGGGTGGCGCGGGTGCGGGGCCTGGTCCTCGTCTTTCCGCCCGCCGACGTCCAGGCCATGGAGGCCGAGGTGGCCGAACTGGCCCGGGCCGAGGGCTTGGGCCTGTCCTGGCGCGTGGCCGCCGGCGGCGCCCGCCGCCAGGATTCCGTGCGCCTGGGGCTGGCCGCCCTGCCGCCGGAGTGCGGCTTCGTCCTGGTCCACGACGCGGCCCGGCCCTTCGCCTCGGCCGCGCTCACGCAGCGCCTGGTGGAGGCCCTGGACCGGGGCGCGCGGGCCGCGATTCCGGCCGTGGCCGTGAAGGACACGGTGAAGCGCGTGGCCGGAGGGCTGGTGGGCGAGACCCTGCCCAGGGCCGAGCTGGCCGCCGTGCAGACGCCCCAGGCCTTTGTCCGCGACATGCTGGAGACGGCCCACGCCGAGGCGCTGGCCCGGGGCCTGGAGGCCACGGACGACGCCTCCCTGGTGGAGGGGGCCTGCCCCGTGGCCGTGATCGAGGGCGAGGAAGCCAACGTGAAGATCACCACCGCCGAGGACCTGGCCCTGTTGAACGACGGGCGGCGGACCATCCCCTGCGCGGGCTGGGGCTACGACGTGCACCGCTATGGCGGGGAGCGCCCGCTGGTGCTCGGCGGCGTGCCCATCCCCGGCGGCCCCGGGGTGGTGGCCCATTCCGACGGGGACGTGCTCCTGCACGCCCTGGCCGACGCCCTGCTGGGCGCTTTCGGCGGCGGCGACATCGGACAGCATTTCCCGGACACCGACCCCCGCTGGGCCGGGGCGGACAGCGCCGTGCTCCTCCTGGAGGTCCTGGCCCAGGCCCGGGCCGCCGGGGTGGAGGTGGTCCAGGCGGACCTCACGGTGGTGGCCCAGGTTCCCAGGATTTCCCCGCACCGCGAGGCCATCGCCGCCAACGTGGCGAACCTCCTCGGGCTGCCCCGGGCGCGGGTGAACGTCAAGGCCACCACCGAGGAGGGCCTGGGCTTCACCGGCGAGAAGCTGGGCATCAAGGCCGTGGCCCTGGTCTCGGGCCTGAGGAGCCTGTGACGTGACGCGTCGGACCCGGACGATCCTCGCCGTCTCGACGTTGCTCCTGGCCGCCTGCGCGGGCTGGTTCGGCCTGCGGGCCTACGTGGAGCGCGAGGTGCGCGCGGGCTTGGACGGGCTGCGGCCCGGCCTGGACGTGACCTTTTCCGGCCTGAGCCTCGACCTGTTCCCACGCGCGCTGGTGCTCACCGGGGTGACGGCCCGGACCCCGGAGGGCCCGGTGCTGCGCGCCGAACGGGCCCGCATCGAGGAATTCGACCTGGAGCACGCCACGCCCCACTTCGCGCGCGCGGCCTTCAGCGGCCTGACCGTGGAGGACCCGGCCTGGGGCTGGACGGCCCCGCCCTGCCGGGCCGACGTGGACTACCGCTACGACCCCGCGACCCGCGAGCTGACCGTGAACCGCCTGTCCCTGGACCAGCCGGAGACCTTCGAGGCCGACCTGTCGGGCCGCTTCGGCAACCTGGACCTGGAGCGCGTCCAGGACGGGCAGTATTTCGCCTCCAGCCTTGCCGGGCTGGAGCTGCGCTATCGGGACCGCTCCCTCCTGGGCCGCGTCCTGCAACGGGTCGCCGCCCAGTTCCAGACCAGCGAGGTCGTCCTGCGGACCCGCGCGGCGCTCTGGCTGGCGGCCCGCGAGGCCCAGGCCCGCGCGCGCGGCGAAGCCGCCTCGGCCTCGGCCCTGGAGGCCCTGGGCCGCTTCGCCCGGGCCCCCGGAGAACTGACCGTGTCCCTGGCCCCGGCCGAGCCGGTGCCCTTCCTGTACCTCATCGCGGACGGCAACCTGCCCCGGATGCTGGCCCTGCTCAACGCCAGGATCGAGGCCCGCTGACGCGAAATCGCCCATCGGAGAACGTGATGCGACTCTACAACACCCAGGCCCGCGCCAAACAGGAATTCACCCCCCGCGAGGAGGGGAAGGTCTCCATGTACGTCTGCGGCATCACCGCCTACGACCTCTGCCACGTGGGCCACGCCCGCTCGGCCGTGGTCTTCGACGTGCTCGTGCGCTTCCTGCGCGGCAAGGGCCTCAATGTCACCTTCGTGCGCAACTTCACCGACGTGGACGACAAGATCATCAAGCGCGCCGGCGAGATGGGGCTCGCTTCCCAGGATGTGGCCGAGCGGTACATCCGGGAGTTCCACGTGGACATGGACCGCCTGGGCGTGCTGCGGGCGGACGTGGAGCCCAAGTGCACCGAGCACATCCCCGAGATGCTCGACCTGACCCAGGAGCTCATCCGGCGCGGCCAGGCCTACACCACGCTCTCCGGCGACGTGTACTTCCGGGTGCGGTCCTTCCCGGGCTACGGCAAGCTTTCGGGCCGGAACATCGACGACCTCCGCTCCGGCGCGCGCATCCAGCCCGGCGAGGAGAAGGAGGACCCCCTGGACTTCGCCCTCTGGAAGGCCGCCAAGCCCGGCGAGCCGTCCTGGGAGAGCCCCTGGGGTCCAGGCCGTCCCGGCTGGCACCTGGAGTGCTCGGCCATGAGCGAGAAGTACCTGCCCATGCCCCTGGACATCCACGGCGGCGGCCAGGACCTGATCTTCCCCCACCACGAGAACGAGATCGCCCAGTCCGAGGCGGCCAGCGGCAAGGAGCTGGCCCGCTTCTGGGTCCACAACGGCTTCGTGCAGATCAACTCCGAGAAGATGTCCAAGTCCCTGGGCAACTTCTTCACCATCCGCGACATCCTGGACAAGTTCCTGCCCGAGACCCTGCGCTACTTCCTGCTCTCCTCGCATTACCGCAGCCCCCTGGACTTCTCCTTCGAGGGCCTGGAGGAGGCCGAGAAGGCCCTGCGCCGGGTGTACACGGCCCGGCGGCAGATGGCCGAGGAGCTGGGCAAGGCCAAGTGGAGCGCCTCGCCCGTTCCGCCGGAGCTGGCCAAGGAGCTGGCCGAGCTGGAGGCGGGCTTCGGCGAGGCCCTGGAGGACGACCTGAACACGGCCGCCGCCCTGGGACACCTCTTCGGCGTGATCCGCCTGGCCGGGCGGCTGTCCGAGGACAAGGCCCTGCGCAAGTCCGAGGGCGCGCGGGAACTCTGGACCAGGATCGTCACGGACCTGGAGGCGTGGAGCGCCGTGCTCGGCGTGTTCGGGGCCGATCCCGTGGAGTTCCTGGCCGCCCTGCGCGACTGCCGCGCCGCCCGCAAGGGCATCGACGCGGCCGTGGTCGCGACCCGGCTGGAGGAGCGGAAACAGGCCCGGGCGGACAAGGATTTCGCCGCCTCGGACCGGATCCGCGACGAACTGGCGGTCATGGGCGTGGAGGTCAAGGACACGCCCCAGGGACAGGCCTGGGACGTGGCCTAGGCTCGATCCGCGCGGGGGCTGGACGCCCCGGGGAGGGATCATGATCCGTGCGCGAACCCCCGAGGAACTGGCCCGGCGCATCCGCCTGGCCCGAGGGCTGGAGCCCGCGGACCTGGTCCTGCGCAACGCCCGGGTGGTCAACGTCCTGTCCGGCGAGATCCACCCCGCCGACATCGCCGTGGCCGACGGCCTGATGATCGGCTTCCAGGCCCGCGAGGCGCGCGCCGAGCTCGACCTGGGCGGGCGGCACGTGGCCCCGGGCCTCATCGACGCCCACCTGCACATCGAATCCACCCTGCTCTGCCCCCGGGAGTTCGCCCGGGCCGTGGCCCCGCGCGGCACCTCCGCCGTGGTCTGCGACCCGCACGAGATCGCCAACGTGCTCGGGGCCGAGGGCATCGAATACATGCTGGCGGCCACCGCCGACTCGCCCGTGGGCTTCTTCTTCATGATGCCGTCCTGCGTCCCGGCCACCCACCTGGAGACGTCCGGCGCGGAACTCACGGCCGGGGACGTGCGCCGCTTCCTGGAGGCCCATCCGGGCCGCGTGCTCGGGCTGGCGGAGATGATGAACTTTCCGGGTCTGCTGGCCGGGGACCCGGAGGTCCTGGCCAAGCTTCTGGCCGCCGGGGACCGGCCCATCGACGGCCACGCCCCGCTGCTTTCGGGCCGCGACCTGGCGGCCTACGCGCTGTCCGGCCCGGGCAGCGACCATGAATGCACCACCGCAGCCGAGGCCCTGGAGAAGCTGCGCCTGGGCCTGCGGCTCATGATCCGCGAGGGCACCAGCGAGAACAACCTGGACGACCTCCTGCCCGCGCTCAACGAGTGCAACGCGGCCAACGTCATGCTGGCCAGCGACGACCTCCTGGCCCCGGACATCCTGGCCCGGGGGCACATGGACCACAAGCTGCGCCACGCCATCGCCGCCGGGGTGCCGCCGGTGCGCGCGACGCAGATGGCCTCCATCAACACGGCGCGGCATTTCGGGCTGACGGGCCGGGGGGCCGTGGCTCCGGGCTTCCGCGCCGACCTCGTGGTCCTGGATGATCTGGAGGGTTTCCGCGTGGCCGAGGTCTTCCTGGGCGGGCGCCGCGTGCGCGATCTGGACTTCCCGCGCGGCGCGGGCGCGGCGCTTGCG is a genomic window containing:
- the ispD gene encoding 2-C-methyl-D-erythritol 4-phosphate cytidylyltransferase; translation: MPLGTDIWAVIVAAGSGSRLASAGLGPKQYLRWRGVPLFWHSARTLSRVARVRGLVLVFPPADVQAMEAEVAELARAEGLGLSWRVAAGGARRQDSVRLGLAALPPECGFVLVHDAARPFASAALTQRLVEALDRGARAAIPAVAVKDTVKRVAGGLVGETLPRAELAAVQTPQAFVRDMLETAHAEALARGLEATDDASLVEGACPVAVIEGEEANVKITTAEDLALLNDGRRTIPCAGWGYDVHRYGGERPLVLGGVPIPGGPGVVAHSDGDVLLHALADALLGAFGGGDIGQHFPDTDPRWAGADSAVLLLEVLAQARAAGVEVVQADLTVVAQVPRISPHREAIAANVANLLGLPRARVNVKATTEEGLGFTGEKLGIKAVALVSGLRSL
- the cysS gene encoding cysteine--tRNA ligase, translating into MRLYNTQARAKQEFTPREEGKVSMYVCGITAYDLCHVGHARSAVVFDVLVRFLRGKGLNVTFVRNFTDVDDKIIKRAGEMGLASQDVAERYIREFHVDMDRLGVLRADVEPKCTEHIPEMLDLTQELIRRGQAYTTLSGDVYFRVRSFPGYGKLSGRNIDDLRSGARIQPGEEKEDPLDFALWKAAKPGEPSWESPWGPGRPGWHLECSAMSEKYLPMPLDIHGGGQDLIFPHHENEIAQSEAASGKELARFWVHNGFVQINSEKMSKSLGNFFTIRDILDKFLPETLRYFLLSSHYRSPLDFSFEGLEEAEKALRRVYTARRQMAEELGKAKWSASPVPPELAKELAELEAGFGEALEDDLNTAAALGHLFGVIRLAGRLSEDKALRKSEGARELWTRIVTDLEAWSAVLGVFGADPVEFLAALRDCRAARKGIDAAVVATRLEERKQARADKDFAASDRIRDELAVMGVEVKDTPQGQAWDVA
- the ade gene encoding adenine deaminase; this translates as MIRARTPEELARRIRLARGLEPADLVLRNARVVNVLSGEIHPADIAVADGLMIGFQAREARAELDLGGRHVAPGLIDAHLHIESTLLCPREFARAVAPRGTSAVVCDPHEIANVLGAEGIEYMLAATADSPVGFFFMMPSCVPATHLETSGAELTAGDVRRFLEAHPGRVLGLAEMMNFPGLLAGDPEVLAKLLAAGDRPIDGHAPLLSGRDLAAYALSGPGSDHECTTAAEALEKLRLGLRLMIREGTSENNLDDLLPALNECNAANVMLASDDLLAPDILARGHMDHKLRHAIAAGVPPVRATQMASINTARHFGLTGRGAVAPGFRADLVVLDDLEGFRVAEVFLGGRRVRDLDFPRGAGAALASSMHLPEIGPELFVLPAGHGRVRAIGVIPGQLLTEARVLEPTLERGRPAADSDRDLAKLAVIERHRGTGNVGLGLVQGLGLRAGALASSVGHDSHNLIVAGMDDADMALAAREAARLGGGFVAALNGRVRAALPLPLAGLMADGSLEETSGRFARLLDSLSPALGEFRGNPFGLLSFLALPVIPALKLTDRGLVDVNAFGFTPLWTGKE